TCGGGATCGATCGTCACGACCGAGTCGATAGGCAGGCCGTGTTCGAGGAGAGCTTCGAGAACGTTCCGACCGGGCGCGGTACACCCGACGTAGACGATCGAGTGCTCGCTGTCAGCGGTCATGTCCACAGTGAAGATGGATGGTCACATTGTTAGATGCCGATTTCCGCTCTGTGGGTAATGCCTTCCTCGATCACGTCGACGCTCCCTCGATCACGTCGACGGCACGTCGATCACGTGGGTACTACGTCAATCAGCACCTCGAACTCGATCGTTTTCGCAGTGATCACGACAAGTCCGGACATCCTCCTCGAGGCGTATGCACACCGTCACGACGACCGGGAGAATTACCATCCTCTCTCCGATCGCATCGTCGAAATCGACGCCGTTGGGGGCGCCTGCTCGAGCGGTCGGTGCCCCGCAGAGCGTGGCATCGTCGAGGGAATCGTCAATCGTGCTCGAGGTGAACGGTCCGGGAAGACACTCAGGCGTCCCGTTCACTGCACAGCAAGACGGACCGGTTCGTGTTGAGAAACACGCCCTGAGCCACGCTGCCGAACAGCGCCTTTCCTGCCGGCGACCGTTTTCGACCGGCGATCGTAATGACGTCCGCCTCGTGTTCGTCCGCGGCGTCGAGAATTTCGTCGACGGGATTCCCACTTCGGCCCTCGACCCCGACATCGAACCCAGCGGCCTCGAGCACCGCCTTCGCTCGACGGACAGCACCGAGCTGTGTGACGGACGCCCCTTCGGGGTTATCGGTGAAGATGTGGACGACTCGCACTCGCGTCGACGCTGACTCCAGTTCAAGGCCGACGATGGACTCTGCCTGTGCGACTGCCCGGTCCTCGTCTCGATCGACTGCCAGTAGGATCGTGGACATAGGTAGACAGTCACGATCCGACGACAAATAGGTACGGCCGAACGGTATCTGTCCGGAACACGATCCGTTCGCCACCCGGACGAAACGTGCTGGAACGACCGACTCCGGGTATCGCGGTAGCCACGACGTCCGGCGATAGTTCCGGCGATACTCGAGCTATCAGCTTCCTTCTCACCAGGCCAAATTCAATATACCATTATGGAGTTTATGAGTTGTACCTCAGTCTTCGATTAGACAGGAATTACTGATGATTTGTCAAGATGAGCTCACTATTCCCACCAGCCCGCCCCAATTTCACCGGGGTTGAGGGACGGTTTCGAGGCGACCGAACGTCGGTGTATTCCCAACCCGCCGGGCGGGCTGAGGCGGCAAACTGCCCGAAACAACCAGGACGAGCAGCGATCGAGAGTCGGGACCGGACGAGACAATTTCGTTCCCCTCGATATTCACGCTTGCCGTTCTAGGAAGTACATCGACCACTTCTGTCGCCAGTTCCCAAGCCAGCGCGAGATGAATCGTGCGTCATCAACGGACGAAACCGCCTGTAGCTGGACGCGCCACACCACCAGGACCAATCGGGCCCGTTGGGCCGCACCGTGTCATCGAACACCTTCACGGGCCGCGTGAGCGGTTCTCTGACCCAGAGAGCGTTCCGAGACCGATCCACCCGAAGCGGCTTCTCCACCCCGTGCACTAACGTCCACACGCGCTGGTACGGAACCCAAAGGCAGGTTCGAGCGCCTCGAGGTGAACTGGCCCGGTCGAAGGACCCTCTCGATACCAAAGACGTACTAATTCCACCAGCAAAACGATCAAATCTGGCCGCAACTGGGCGCACTCCTCGAGGGGTTTCGCTGTGGTCAAGAGCAAGTGTAGCGGCTGTAGCGAAAGCGAATGTTGAGAGACAGCGACACGATCAACCAGTACTTCCAGGAGAGTGATTGAACCCGTTACCCAATACGGGGTGAATCCCCATCTCAGACGGTCGCAATTGTTGCTCCGGCCAAACGGAGGCTCCTCGACATCGATACATCGTTGTCTGAGCTACCCTGGTGTCGTAATCGATTCCAGACGACGCCACCCGTTGATCGAACGTCCCCTCCGCCTCTTCGCTACATTTCCCGACGAAAGCCCTCTCGAAGAACGTCAACCGAGCCTTCGTCCTGGAGAACAGGTCGTTTTCGATCTCCAGGCGTGCTGGAACGACAGTGTCCTAATTGCGACACGCAATCCGAATCCGTGGGTTCCGTTCCGTCTTCTCTCAGACGC
This region of Natronosalvus halobius genomic DNA includes:
- a CDS encoding universal stress protein: MSTILLAVDRDEDRAVAQAESIVGLELESASTRVRVVHIFTDNPEGASVTQLGAVRRAKAVLEAAGFDVGVEGRSGNPVDEILDAADEHEADVITIAGRKRSPAGKALFGSVAQGVFLNTNRSVLLCSERDA